In a genomic window of Desulfobacterales bacterium:
- a CDS encoding DUF937 domain-containing protein, whose translation MNKIMDEFMRSLGPEVSDQLSTNLGIESNAVQQMLPQIAPMILGGLKRQKDNYGGQERVDHILNKYGSADVLDNIGDFFSAQVQNPNADPRLGGLLGDSGMQATQALSKQFNIDGSTAMKIIPMLAPIILGFLTKTRDQGGAGSSGLSAILDRDGDGSILDDVAEMFLQGSSGRSRTGGGGLLGGLLGSLLGRRR comes from the coding sequence ATGAACAAAATAATGGATGAATTTATGCGATCATTGGGCCCGGAGGTGTCCGATCAACTTTCGACCAATCTGGGTATTGAGAGCAATGCGGTTCAACAGATGCTGCCGCAGATCGCGCCGATGATCCTCGGTGGCTTAAAGCGCCAAAAAGATAACTATGGTGGGCAGGAGCGCGTTGATCATATATTAAACAAATATGGTAGCGCCGATGTGCTGGATAATATTGGTGATTTTTTTTCAGCCCAGGTACAGAACCCAAATGCCGACCCGCGCTTGGGCGGGTTATTGGGCGATTCGGGGATGCAGGCCACCCAGGCCCTTTCGAAACAATTCAACATAGATGGCAGCACCGCCATGAAAATCATCCCCATGCTGGCGCCCATCATATTGGGATTTTTGACCAAAACGCGCGATCAGGGCGGTGCCGGCTCTTCGGGTCTATCCGCTATTCTGGATCGCGATGGCGATGGCAGTATTCTTGATGATGTGGCTGAAATGTTTCTGCAGGGATCATCCGGGCGCTCCAGAACCGGCGGCGGCGGTCTTTTAGGCGGTTTGCTGGGTAGCTTATTGGGTCGCAGAAGATAG
- a CDS encoding MBL fold metallo-hydrolase: MTLVVDNETIQIECYALGVFGTNSFIVRCLKSGDSVVVDAPGDAPKVLDRLKSSNPQYILMTHNHMDHTDALAELKSALNVPIAAHAADAAKLPVPADMLLADGEIITIGHLRFAVLHTPGHTPGSLCFYTEGYLISGDTLFPGGPGKTGFPADFKQIVASLQQKIFVLPDDTQVFPGHGDHTLLGKEKLAFEAFSARPHDPDLCGDVLWTM; encoded by the coding sequence ATGACACTTGTCGTCGACAATGAAACAATACAAATTGAATGTTACGCTCTGGGTGTCTTTGGAACCAATTCATTTATCGTACGCTGCCTAAAATCAGGGGACAGCGTTGTTGTTGATGCACCGGGTGATGCGCCCAAAGTGTTGGATCGATTAAAGTCCTCAAATCCGCAATATATTCTGATGACCCACAACCACATGGATCACACCGATGCCCTGGCGGAATTAAAATCGGCTTTGAACGTTCCGATTGCGGCGCATGCCGCCGATGCTGCCAAACTGCCGGTTCCCGCGGACATGCTGCTGGCCGATGGAGAAATCATTACCATTGGACATCTGCGCTTTGCAGTCCTGCATACGCCAGGACATACACCGGGCAGCCTGTGTTTTTACACCGAGGGGTATCTGATATCCGGAGATACACTGTTTCCGGGCGGACCGGGTAAAACAGGGTTTCCGGCTGATTTCAAACAAATTGTCGCATCTTTGCAGCAGAAGATTTTTGTCCTGCCCGACGATACACAGGTATTTCCGGGCCATGGCGACCACACTTTATTAGGAAAAGAAAAGCTGGCGTTTGAGGCTTTTTCCGCCAGACCCCATGATCCTGATCTTTGCGGCGACGTTCTTTGGACTATGTAA
- a CDS encoding TMEM143 family protein — MPDTINRNRFIPFRKADIVDMCIDTSQLDEADIKAFRELCQILEALFHFEFYSHLEKLKTSYAPFNPDADTRSVLKYSPNEKKDLQKQLVEEMTSVLTAANYEKITGQDLQQALGEESIFQIRLEVDFEDFEDVIFFRRGESIKEETLVKYFGLWKNKFKFTNYDRVAIYIKFKEADYFEKQKRKHLYFEPGSTVIKLFHNVPKADLEMLFPNSNVRMKTIDKIIIGVPAAISGIIVLVTKLGASLLLVGSVISFWLGFKDEEVQIKQQHLIALGAGLGTLAGFLFRQINKYKNRKIKFMKALADNLYFKNLDNNAGVFYHLIDTAEEEEFKEAVLAYFFLLTAKDPLSKTALDQRIEKWLAERWECHIDFEIGDAIQKLQRLKLITADNDYLRCVPLDSAKQQLDAIWDNFFEYNKVHQ, encoded by the coding sequence ATGCCCGATACGATAAACCGCAACCGTTTCATCCCTTTTCGCAAAGCTGATATCGTCGATATGTGTATCGACACATCGCAGCTGGACGAGGCAGATATCAAAGCCTTTAGAGAGCTTTGTCAAATACTTGAAGCGCTTTTTCATTTTGAATTTTACAGCCATCTTGAGAAATTGAAAACCAGCTATGCGCCCTTTAATCCCGATGCGGATACACGCAGTGTATTAAAATATTCACCCAATGAAAAAAAAGATCTTCAAAAGCAGCTGGTTGAAGAGATGACGTCTGTTTTAACGGCGGCCAATTACGAGAAAATTACCGGGCAAGATCTTCAGCAAGCGCTGGGAGAAGAATCGATATTTCAGATTCGTTTGGAAGTTGATTTTGAAGATTTCGAAGATGTGATATTTTTTCGACGGGGCGAAAGCATCAAAGAAGAGACACTGGTAAAGTATTTCGGCCTGTGGAAGAATAAATTTAAATTTACCAATTACGATCGTGTGGCCATCTATATTAAATTCAAAGAAGCCGATTATTTTGAAAAACAAAAGCGCAAGCACCTTTATTTTGAACCTGGCTCAACGGTCATCAAGCTTTTTCATAATGTCCCCAAAGCCGATCTGGAAATGCTCTTTCCAAACAGCAACGTCCGCATGAAAACCATCGACAAGATTATCATTGGCGTCCCGGCGGCTATCAGCGGAATCATTGTTTTGGTAACCAAACTGGGCGCCTCTTTGTTATTGGTAGGATCGGTCATCTCATTTTGGCTGGGATTTAAGGATGAAGAGGTCCAAATCAAACAGCAGCACCTGATTGCTCTGGGTGCTGGATTGGGCACCCTGGCAGGCTTTTTGTTCAGACAGATCAACAAATATAAAAATCGCAAAATAAAATTTATGAAAGCCCTGGCTGACAATCTGTATTTTAAGAATCTTGACAACAACGCCGGTGTATTCTACCACCTGATTGATACCGCCGAAGAAGAAGAATTCAAAGAAGCGGTACTGGCCTACTTTTTTTTGCTGACCGCCAAAGACCCCTTGAGCAAAACTGCGCTCGATCAACGCATCGAAAAATGGCTGGCGGAGCGCTGGGAATGCCATATTGATTTTGAAATCGGAGATGCCATCCAGAAATTGCAGCGCTTAAAATTAATTACAGCTGACAACGATTACCTGCGCTGTGTGCCCCTCGACAGCGCTAAACAACAGTTGGACGCCATTTGGGATAATTTTTTTGAATACAATAAGGTACACCAATAA
- a CDS encoding DUF4332 domain-containing protein, translated as MATYKIKDIEGIGPAFAEKLSQASIKTAGSLLDQGCTPRGRKHLAEKTGINESTILKWVNMADLFRVKGIGSEYSELLEKSGVDTVKELRNAENLHTKMAAVNKAGRALVRQLPSRSQVEKWIQEAQKMDPKIAY; from the coding sequence ATGGCAACATACAAAATCAAGGATATTGAGGGAATTGGCCCCGCTTTCGCTGAAAAATTATCTCAGGCATCTATAAAAACAGCTGGTTCACTGCTTGATCAGGGATGTACCCCCCGGGGACGCAAACATCTGGCGGAAAAAACCGGGATCAATGAATCGACAATCCTTAAATGGGTCAATATGGCCGATTTATTCCGGGTCAAAGGCATCGGCAGCGAGTATTCCGAGCTGCTGGAAAAATCAGGGGTTGATACCGTTAAAGAGTTGCGCAATGCTGAAAATCTGCATACCAAAATGGCGGCGGTCAACAAAGCCGGAAGAGCTCTAGTGCGGCAGCTGCCCAGCAGGTCTCAGGTCGAAAAATGGATTCAGGAAGCCCAAAAAATGGACCCAAAGATCGCATACTAA
- a CDS encoding SpoIIE family protein phosphatase, giving the protein MKPAEHLKSYFRFWKPSVARRITFYFFIFGLVVFFITSVLYMGGTRRHFIRSTSQLINHQFELMDSARVPDFIWTGLGKPNPELDQLFQILANLSSSFYAVSDIAIYAKEADDTLWYRVFLDNNKVLHLNPSQSSFAERLDRNLERHFVKSGLMVRTDDEHALFVNVTGETDRNTYFLKIGINSESITGIMKREAKWIVLIFIMALVLSRFLGYYFARKIARPIENLSEISTNVAKGDLTQLAPVKSGDEIGELSTNFNKMVEGLREWENVKKIEFELEKGREIQREFLPSQIPELPNWEIATCFYPAGQVSGDFYDVFMLPDGNVGLVIADVCDKGVGSALYMALFRSLIRVFAAQTIQCTGAESTQIQSPSGNIETVSPAVNGPLARLGAVASTNNYIAQIHGRECMFATLFFGVLNPATGILSYINGGHEPLFIINDRNIKNRLKPTGPAVGLMPDITFKVQEIQLEPGDLLVGYTDGVTDACSPEGEPYTRDRLQSLLTQPFKSATETIEGVKSNLFAFIDIAARGDDVTMLAVQRALI; this is encoded by the coding sequence ATGAAACCCGCAGAGCACTTAAAATCTTATTTTCGTTTCTGGAAGCCATCAGTTGCCAGAAGAATCACCTTCTATTTTTTTATTTTCGGTCTGGTTGTTTTCTTTATTACCTCCGTGCTCTACATGGGCGGCACTCGCAGGCATTTTATTCGCTCCACCAGCCAACTAATCAACCATCAGTTTGAATTAATGGACTCGGCCCGAGTACCAGATTTTATATGGACGGGACTCGGCAAACCAAATCCCGAGCTGGACCAACTGTTTCAAATTCTGGCCAACCTTTCGTCCAGTTTTTACGCGGTTTCCGATATTGCGATTTATGCAAAAGAGGCAGACGATACCTTATGGTATCGCGTATTCCTGGACAACAATAAGGTGTTACACCTCAATCCGTCGCAGAGCTCGTTTGCAGAAAGGCTGGACCGCAACCTCGAGCGGCATTTTGTTAAGTCCGGCTTGATGGTGCGCACAGATGATGAACATGCGTTGTTTGTCAATGTCACCGGAGAAACTGACCGGAACACTTACTTTCTTAAAATCGGTATCAATAGTGAAAGTATCACCGGCATTATGAAAAGAGAGGCCAAGTGGATTGTTCTCATTTTTATTATGGCATTGGTGCTCTCCCGTTTTCTTGGGTATTACTTTGCCCGCAAGATCGCTCGACCGATAGAAAACCTTTCGGAAATATCCACCAATGTGGCCAAAGGGGACCTCACCCAACTGGCGCCGGTCAAGTCCGGTGATGAAATCGGCGAGCTGTCGACCAATTTCAATAAAATGGTCGAGGGATTGCGGGAATGGGAAAATGTCAAAAAAATCGAGTTTGAGCTGGAAAAAGGCCGTGAAATTCAACGAGAATTTTTGCCCAGTCAAATTCCGGAGCTGCCCAATTGGGAAATCGCCACCTGTTTTTATCCGGCCGGCCAGGTGAGCGGTGATTTTTATGATGTTTTCATGCTGCCGGACGGAAATGTTGGATTGGTGATTGCCGATGTGTGCGACAAGGGTGTTGGCTCGGCCTTGTATATGGCACTGTTTCGCAGCCTTATCAGGGTCTTTGCCGCCCAGACCATCCAATGCACCGGAGCTGAATCGACACAGATACAATCACCCTCGGGAAACATCGAAACGGTTTCGCCAGCGGTAAATGGCCCCCTGGCCCGCCTGGGTGCGGTTGCATCCACCAATAACTATATTGCCCAAATCCATGGCCGGGAATGCATGTTTGCCACCTTGTTTTTCGGTGTGTTGAATCCTGCGACAGGCATCCTCTCATATATCAACGGCGGTCATGAACCGCTGTTTATCATCAATGACCGCAATATTAAAAACCGGTTGAAACCTACCGGGCCGGCGGTGGGGCTGATGCCCGACATCACCTTTAAAGTCCAGGAAATTCAGCTTGAACCGGGTGATCTTCTGGTCGGCTACACCGATGGCGTGACCGATGCATGCTCGCCGGAAGGTGAACCCTATACCCGGGACCGTTTGCAATCCCTGCTAACGCAACCTTTTAAATCCGCCACTGAAACCATCGAGGGTGTCAAATCCAATTTATTTGCTTTTATTGATATCGCCGCCCGTGGTGATGATGTCACCATGCTGGCCGTTCAGCGGGCACTAATATAA
- a CDS encoding type 1 glutamine amidotransferase has product MGRILFLDNSIDEDVYQPLIYWEPLLLYPFDFFRVSAGQWPDGLDSYSHILITGSTASVLDDTTWMQTEAALIRDAVVQGKVILGSCFGHQMIARSLFGLDAVRQREKPEIGWPEIHILAPDALLGESGRTLRGFVFHFDEVCTVPVENATIIARSADCDILAFKLKDQPVWGIQPHFEMGIVEGIQIIDRAAGAGIPDKKDFFRSDENRPRDSGWIIPLMRRFHETRPNK; this is encoded by the coding sequence GTGGGCCGCATTTTGTTTTTAGACAACTCCATTGATGAAGATGTTTACCAGCCACTCATCTACTGGGAACCGTTGCTGCTGTACCCCTTTGATTTTTTTAGGGTTTCAGCCGGCCAATGGCCCGACGGATTGGATTCCTATTCCCACATTTTGATTACGGGCTCCACAGCCAGTGTTCTGGATGATACCACCTGGATGCAAACGGAAGCCGCACTGATCAGAGACGCCGTCGTCCAGGGCAAAGTCATCTTGGGCAGCTGCTTTGGCCACCAGATGATTGCCCGATCTTTATTTGGTCTGGATGCTGTCCGGCAGCGGGAAAAACCTGAAATTGGCTGGCCGGAAATTCACATTTTAGCACCGGATGCGTTGTTGGGTGAATCCGGCCGCACCCTGCGCGGATTTGTTTTCCATTTTGATGAGGTCTGCACCGTTCCGGTCGAAAATGCCACGATCATTGCGCGTTCAGCCGACTGTGATATTCTGGCGTTTAAATTAAAAGATCAACCGGTCTGGGGGATACAGCCCCATTTTGAAATGGGCATCGTTGAAGGCATCCAGATTATCGATCGCGCGGCGGGTGCTGGAATTCCGGACAAAAAGGATTTTTTTCGCAGCGATGAAAATCGACCCCGGGATTCGGGTTGGATCATACCCTTGATGAGGCGTTTTCATGAAACGCGCCCAAACAAATGA
- the lysM gene encoding peptidoglycan-binding protein LysM, which translates to MGLFSFIKNIGMDLFKGGDEAEEVREMLTKEFPTQITDLNVAFDDGTVNLAGSCDTCATREKAVLLAGNVKGVEKVNDADFTAPPAEEETEFYVIQKGDSLSKIAKQYYGDAMKYPVIFEANREVIKDPDLIYPGQTVRIPKLT; encoded by the coding sequence ATGGGATTATTTTCATTTATTAAAAACATCGGCATGGATCTATTTAAAGGCGGCGACGAAGCCGAAGAGGTCCGGGAGATGCTCACCAAAGAGTTTCCAACTCAGATAACGGATCTTAATGTTGCCTTTGATGACGGCACGGTCAATCTGGCGGGAAGTTGTGATACCTGTGCCACACGCGAAAAGGCGGTTTTGCTTGCCGGTAATGTGAAAGGTGTTGAAAAGGTCAATGATGCGGATTTCACCGCACCACCGGCCGAGGAAGAAACCGAATTTTATGTCATCCAAAAAGGCGACAGCCTATCTAAAATAGCCAAACAATACTACGGCGATGCCATGAAATACCCGGTTATTTTCGAGGCCAATCGCGAAGTCATCAAAGATCCCGATCTTATCTATCCGGGTCAAACTGTGCGAATTCCAAAACTGACTTGA
- a CDS encoding GNAT family N-acetyltransferase gives MPNNRLIVRHFSDVDFNRYVHLHVESERLAPEGRFVSARTLSDELEHPKFEPQRDLWVADLKGVLVGCLSIFREPEIGRALLAGCVHPHHRRKKIASTLLIKAFEQIKAAGIKSAQICIGESNTGAKHMLAQLGFTFIRYFVEMRLAINRLQLPAIRQDDITSRQLAPGEASLLAQIQNRCFAGSWGFNPNTEEEIAYRLNMQGRSPQDVILTYCGKHPIGYCWTLINSEENKRSKKNKGLIHMLGVDPDFRRQDMGKAILVNGLADLKAKGVDVVELTVDSENSAAHSLYESVGFEMVAKLEWYEKRIN, from the coding sequence ATGCCCAACAATAGGTTAATAGTACGTCATTTTTCAGATGTTGATTTTAACCGATATGTACACCTGCATGTCGAGTCCGAGCGACTGGCGCCTGAGGGACGCTTTGTATCTGCCCGAACGCTGTCAGATGAGCTGGAGCATCCCAAATTTGAACCGCAAAGGGATTTGTGGGTTGCCGACTTAAAGGGGGTTCTCGTTGGTTGTCTGAGCATTTTTCGTGAGCCTGAAATCGGACGCGCTTTGCTCGCGGGATGCGTTCATCCGCATCACCGGCGCAAAAAAATTGCATCAACATTGCTGATCAAGGCCTTTGAGCAAATCAAAGCAGCCGGTATCAAATCCGCTCAGATCTGCATCGGAGAATCCAATACAGGCGCAAAACACATGCTCGCACAACTTGGATTTACCTTTATCCGTTATTTTGTTGAAATGAGACTGGCCATCAACCGTCTTCAGCTGCCGGCCATCCGACAGGACGACATTACCAGCCGTCAATTGGCGCCAGGAGAAGCATCCCTTCTCGCTCAAATTCAAAACCGTTGTTTTGCCGGTAGTTGGGGGTTTAATCCGAATACCGAAGAAGAGATAGCCTATCGCTTGAATATGCAGGGTCGTTCCCCGCAGGATGTGATCCTCACATATTGTGGTAAGCATCCGATTGGTTACTGCTGGACGCTTATCAACAGCGAAGAAAATAAACGCAGTAAAAAAAACAAAGGCCTGATTCATATGTTGGGAGTGGATCCGGACTTTCGCCGGCAGGATATGGGTAAAGCGATATTGGTCAACGGGTTAGCAGACCTCAAAGCCAAAGGTGTTGACGTTGTTGAACTGACAGTAGACAGCGAAAACTCGGCCGCACACTCTCTTTATGAATCGGTGGGCTTTGAGATGGTTGCTAAATTGGAGTGGTATGAAAAGAGGATCAATTGA
- a CDS encoding PIG-L deacetylase family protein, producing MTEPADVVVVTPHPDDAEFGVAGTVARWTQRAKQVVYVVCTNGNKGTSDPDLKPDALAEIRQKEQQAAAEILGVREVVFLGNPDQGLEDTPEFRKQIVRMIRLYRPHTVVTADPYRRYIWHRDHRIAGQVTIDAVFPYARDHLAYPDLLEEGLLPHKVKEMLFWASEDINYVSNITDTFDLKLQALRCHKSQVQSKASDLEDWLRQRCSDLAEGEDFDLAEAFHREEISW from the coding sequence GTGACAGAGCCAGCTGATGTTGTTGTCGTAACCCCCCACCCGGACGATGCTGAATTCGGGGTCGCCGGGACGGTGGCCCGCTGGACCCAGCGGGCCAAGCAGGTGGTTTATGTGGTGTGTACCAACGGAAACAAAGGAACCAGTGACCCCGATTTAAAACCAGACGCGCTGGCCGAAATCCGGCAAAAGGAGCAGCAGGCGGCGGCTGAAATACTGGGTGTGAGGGAGGTCGTTTTTCTCGGAAACCCGGATCAGGGTCTTGAAGATACACCGGAGTTTCGAAAACAAATTGTACGCATGATTCGTTTGTACCGGCCTCATACGGTCGTCACCGCCGACCCATACCGCCGCTATATCTGGCACCGGGACCATCGCATCGCCGGCCAGGTCACCATTGATGCGGTTTTCCCATATGCTAGGGACCATCTGGCATATCCGGATTTGCTCGAAGAAGGTCTGCTGCCCCACAAAGTCAAGGAAATGCTGTTTTGGGCTTCGGAAGATATTAACTATGTATCCAACATCACCGATACCTTTGACCTTAAGCTGCAGGCGTTAAGGTGTCATAAAAGTCAGGTGCAGTCTAAGGCGTCAGATCTCGAAGACTGGTTGCGACAGCGCTGCAGTGATTTGGCCGAAGGTGAAGATTTTGATCTGGCCGAAGCTTTTCACCGTGAAGAGATCAGCTGGTGA